One window of the Nocardia terpenica genome contains the following:
- a CDS encoding MlaE family ABC transporter permease: protein MSEAVDWTRAYWQDHPKRSLETFGRQMTMGVQAVAELFVSIARGRFPFQEFVRQCAFMASVAAAPTLLVAIPIGVIVSIQVGSVAGQIGATSFIGAANGLGIIQQGAPLVTVLMIAGAVGSAICADLGSRTIREEIDAMRVMGVDPLRRLVAPRLGAAMLVSVLLCGFVVFVGFLTGYMFNVFAQGGTPGSYVSTFSSFAVSTDLLVALAKSLLFGLFAAIIACDTGLNTRGGPGGVANSVNTAVVLSAVMLFGANVIITQIYNTLFPPQMV from the coding sequence ATGAGTGAGGCGGTCGACTGGACGAGGGCGTACTGGCAGGATCACCCGAAGCGGTCACTGGAAACCTTCGGTCGCCAGATGACGATGGGTGTGCAGGCCGTCGCCGAGCTGTTCGTCAGCATCGCTCGCGGGCGCTTCCCGTTCCAGGAGTTCGTCCGGCAGTGCGCCTTCATGGCCAGCGTCGCCGCCGCGCCCACCCTGCTGGTGGCCATCCCCATCGGCGTCATCGTCTCCATCCAGGTCGGCTCGGTCGCCGGGCAGATCGGCGCGACCTCCTTCATCGGCGCCGCCAACGGCCTCGGCATCATTCAGCAGGGCGCTCCCCTCGTCACCGTGCTGATGATCGCCGGGGCGGTCGGCTCGGCCATCTGCGCCGATCTCGGTTCCCGCACCATCCGCGAGGAGATCGACGCCATGCGGGTGATGGGCGTGGATCCGTTGCGGCGGCTGGTCGCCCCCCGGCTGGGCGCCGCCATGCTGGTCAGCGTCCTGCTCTGCGGGTTCGTCGTCTTCGTCGGCTTCCTGACCGGCTATATGTTCAACGTCTTCGCCCAGGGCGGTACGCCGGGCTCCTACGTGAGCACCTTCTCCTCCTTCGCGGTCTCCACGGATCTGCTGGTGGCGCTGGCTAAGTCGCTGCTGTTCGGGCTGTTCGCGGCCATCATCGCCTGCGATACCGGCCTCAATACCCGCGGCGGGCCGGGCGGCGTGGCCAACTCGGTGAACACCGCCGTGGTGCTGTCGGCGGTGATGCTGTTCGGCGCGAACGTGATCATCACGCAGATCTACAACACCCTGTTCCCCCCACAGATGGTCTGA
- a CDS encoding ABC transporter permease produces the protein MSSTYVPPLLRPFQRITRTARAPRDWLARIGHQVFFFLRSIGSMPLAFKHYPKEIWRLLSDVTWGNGNLVVGGGTIGVVVILSAFGGVTVGLQGYTSLNLLGLGQITGAVSAFATTRELGPMLATLAFAAQAGCRFTAQLGAMRISEEIDALDAQAIRPLPYLVSTRMIAAMIAIVPLYCLALPVAYLSCSITVRLVGGTASGTYQHYFYQFLIPHDVLWSLLKAIVFVAITTFIQCYYGFFASGGPEGVGVAAGRAIKYCIIAVVFADLFVTLAVWGINPGIRISG, from the coding sequence GTGTCGTCGACATATGTTCCGCCGCTGCTGCGGCCGTTCCAGCGGATCACCCGTACCGCGCGGGCACCGCGCGACTGGCTTGCCCGGATCGGTCACCAGGTCTTCTTCTTCCTGCGGTCGATCGGCTCGATGCCGTTGGCGTTCAAGCACTATCCGAAGGAAATCTGGCGCCTGCTGTCGGATGTGACGTGGGGCAACGGCAATCTCGTCGTCGGCGGCGGCACCATCGGCGTGGTCGTCATCCTCAGTGCCTTCGGCGGCGTCACCGTCGGCCTGCAGGGCTACACCTCGCTGAATCTGCTCGGCCTGGGCCAGATCACGGGCGCGGTGTCGGCCTTCGCCACCACCCGTGAGCTCGGCCCGATGCTGGCCACGCTGGCCTTCGCGGCCCAGGCGGGCTGCCGGTTCACCGCGCAGCTGGGCGCGATGCGGATCTCCGAGGAGATCGACGCGCTCGACGCCCAGGCCATCCGGCCGCTGCCCTATCTGGTGAGCACCCGCATGATCGCCGCGATGATCGCGATCGTGCCGCTGTACTGCCTGGCGCTGCCGGTCGCCTACCTGTCCTGCTCGATCACCGTGCGGTTGGTCGGCGGCACCGCCTCGGGCACCTACCAGCACTACTTCTATCAGTTCCTGATTCCGCACGACGTGCTCTGGTCGCTGCTGAAAGCCATTGTGTTCGTGGCGATCACGACGTTCATCCAGTGCTACTACGGCTTCTTCGCCTCCGGCGGTCCGGAGGGCGTCGGCGTCGCGGCGGGCCGTGCGATCAAGTACTGCATCATCGCCGTCGTCTTCGCCGATCTGTTCGTGACCTTGGCGGTCTGGGGCATCAACCCCGGCATCAGGATTTCGGGATAG
- a CDS encoding MlaD family protein: protein MIIDPSGRGPTMRQLLVAGTCGLVVFALVLTFLMARYKGYILHPKVDVTADLTTTGDGLPENADVKFRGVLVGAVKNVSVAAKGELQQVNIEMKPEYIGDIPANVTARVVPSNLFAVTSVELVYNGPDQASLRAGSQIAEDRSQGTIALQDTLTTIRTILNRIDPVKLGRVLSTLSYALDGSGRVPGSTVDRLNNWLTQVRAAVPDVDQTLGDFSASFHALNQSAPDLMQVLADSVKTAQTISSKRAELAGLLTGTSATVDKVNALFARNSDVGKQITSGTSDLFGAVSDNPESIPQAIANLNSSIRALDTVFHWGPQKQMVWNVGLTLTPFKPYERGDCPRYGDLAAPSCATAPLVSDVGQLPDSMKPRALDSAKGLPAMPPLPGLPAIPGLTTGDNAPTAAPQQAAKPADPFAGTPLQGLLPQLFPGAPNPAPAPAIPPAPVPPGPHPAAGDIAYYTGDDAITALLGHRPNAAEYLLLSSILRGGTLQVTEGGAGR from the coding sequence ATGATCATCGATCCGAGTGGTCGCGGACCGACGATGCGGCAGCTGCTCGTCGCGGGAACCTGCGGGCTCGTCGTGTTCGCGTTGGTGCTCACCTTCCTGATGGCCCGCTACAAGGGCTACATCCTGCATCCGAAGGTCGACGTCACCGCCGATCTGACCACCACCGGCGACGGCCTGCCCGAGAACGCCGACGTGAAATTCCGCGGCGTGCTGGTCGGCGCGGTGAAGAACGTCTCCGTCGCGGCCAAGGGCGAGCTGCAGCAGGTGAATATCGAGATGAAGCCGGAGTACATCGGCGACATCCCGGCCAATGTCACCGCGCGGGTGGTGCCGAGCAATCTGTTCGCGGTGACCTCGGTCGAACTGGTCTACAACGGACCCGATCAGGCGTCGCTGCGCGCGGGCTCGCAGATCGCCGAGGACCGCAGCCAGGGCACCATCGCCCTGCAGGACACCCTCACCACCATCCGGACGATCCTGAACAGGATCGATCCGGTGAAGCTGGGCCGGGTGCTGAGCACGCTGTCCTACGCCCTCGACGGCAGCGGCCGGGTGCCCGGTTCCACCGTCGACCGGCTGAACAACTGGCTGACCCAGGTGCGCGCGGCCGTGCCCGACGTGGATCAGACCCTCGGTGACTTCTCCGCCTCCTTCCACGCGCTGAATCAGTCGGCCCCGGATCTCATGCAGGTGCTGGCGGATTCGGTGAAGACCGCGCAGACGATCTCGTCCAAGCGCGCGGAGCTGGCCGGGCTGCTCACCGGCACCAGCGCCACCGTCGACAAGGTGAACGCGCTGTTCGCGCGCAATTCCGATGTCGGCAAGCAGATCACGTCCGGCACCAGCGATCTGTTCGGCGCGGTGTCGGACAACCCGGAATCCATCCCGCAGGCCATCGCGAACCTGAACTCCTCAATCCGCGCGCTGGACACCGTATTCCACTGGGGCCCGCAGAAGCAGATGGTGTGGAACGTCGGCCTGACCCTCACCCCGTTCAAGCCCTACGAGCGCGGCGACTGCCCCCGCTACGGCGACCTGGCCGCCCCGAGTTGCGCCACGGCGCCGCTGGTTTCGGACGTGGGCCAGCTGCCGGATTCGATGAAGCCGCGCGCGCTGGACTCCGCGAAGGGGCTGCCCGCCATGCCGCCGCTGCCGGGCCTGCCCGCGATCCCGGGCCTCACCACCGGCGACAACGCGCCGACCGCCGCGCCGCAGCAGGCGGCCAAGCCCGCCGACCCGTTCGCCGGGACCCCGCTGCAGGGCCTGCTGCCGCAGCTGTTCCCGGGCGCGCCGAATCCCGCGCCCGCACCGGCGATTCCGCCCGCGCCGGTCCCGCCCGGACCGCATCCGGCCGCCGGGGACATCGCCTACTACACCGGTGACGACGCCATCACGGCGCTGCTGGGCCACCGTCCCAACGCCGCCGAATATCTGCTGCTGAGTTCGATTCTGAGGGGTGGAACCTTGCAGGTCACCGAGGGCGGTGCGGGCCGATGA
- a CDS encoding MCE family protein: MSIRRPLIGFGIFALVSVLVTVVVWNTLARTVSGDTNTYSATFSDVLGLRAGDDVRMAGVRVGKVEKIEIDRQHHARVTFIVQRDQTLYGDTKALVRYQNLIGQRYVALAAGTKGDDTVLRNGGSIPLDRTEPSFDISGLLNGFQPLFDSLSPDKINELSNTFVQALQGDGVSLSAFITQAAAVAGDFQRRDAILSDVITNLSAVMQGLAKRGDELETLVTQTRALIGGLYEQGQSLQSSTVQIANATTSLVNMVSQVQPKITAAQNSTRDALSLLIDNGSKLDQAAVDLPNVLDDLGKATSEGAYNNAYICSLDVSLYGVLLPRGLVPQIGGNSHSAVCRP; this comes from the coding sequence ATGAGCATTCGCAGACCACTGATCGGGTTCGGCATCTTCGCGCTGGTGTCGGTGCTGGTGACCGTCGTCGTCTGGAACACCCTGGCGCGCACCGTGAGTGGCGACACCAACACCTACAGCGCCACCTTCAGCGACGTGCTCGGCCTGCGCGCGGGCGACGACGTCCGGATGGCCGGGGTGCGGGTGGGCAAGGTCGAGAAGATCGAGATCGACCGCCAGCACCACGCCCGGGTGACCTTCATCGTGCAGCGCGACCAGACGCTCTACGGCGACACCAAAGCCCTTGTCCGGTACCAGAATCTGATCGGACAGCGGTATGTGGCGCTGGCGGCGGGCACCAAGGGCGACGACACGGTGCTGCGCAACGGCGGCTCGATTCCGTTGGACCGCACCGAGCCCTCGTTCGATATCTCCGGTCTGCTCAACGGCTTCCAGCCGCTGTTCGATTCGCTGTCGCCGGACAAGATCAACGAGCTGTCCAATACCTTCGTCCAGGCGCTGCAGGGCGACGGGGTCTCGTTGAGCGCCTTCATCACCCAGGCCGCCGCGGTGGCCGGCGACTTCCAGCGGCGCGACGCGATCCTGTCCGACGTGATCACCAACCTGTCCGCGGTGATGCAGGGACTGGCGAAACGAGGTGACGAATTGGAGACACTGGTGACCCAGACCCGAGCGCTCATCGGCGGGCTCTACGAACAGGGGCAGTCACTGCAGTCCTCGACGGTGCAGATCGCCAATGCCACCACGTCGTTGGTGAACATGGTGAGCCAGGTGCAGCCGAAGATCACCGCCGCGCAGAACTCCACCCGCGACGCGCTGAGCCTGCTCATCGACAACGGCAGCAAGCTCGACCAGGCGGCGGTGGACCTGCCGAACGTCCTCGACGATCTGGGCAAGGCCACCTCCGAGGGCGCCTACAACAACGCCTACATCTGCAGCCTGGACGTGTCGCTCTACGGCGTGCTGCTGCCCCGCGGTCTGGTGCCCCAGATCGGCGGCAACTCGCATTCGGCGGTGTGCCGGCCATGA
- a CDS encoding MCE family protein: MTSSIRRRFDSNRYFWLGIIGAVLIVILLIASSGIKKLGVGQQDIYAEFVQAAGVRTGDKVDVAGVPVGQVAGTRLEGDHVLVTLQMKSDVKFGPDARAAIKMATLLGTRYVSVDPGDGSGLKGHRIPKNNTSVPYNLTQNGTPKLEELDTGKLTQSLKVLGDQIDGSPQLTAQALDSVGALAKTINDRRDQVSQLLKDLDRVTKILGDNRNSVLLVITQGEAIANRVMERQALLRQLLDNVAQLTRQLQQIGDQNNNQLGPTIEQLNTIAGGLQKNKDNLDRLLSIMPVSLRQFNNVFGDGPYGEVGLPWLFPDNWLCFARVIEGCQG, from the coding sequence ATGACCAGTTCGATCAGGCGCAGGTTCGACAGCAACCGCTACTTCTGGCTCGGCATCATCGGCGCCGTGCTCATCGTGATCCTGCTGATCGCCTCCAGCGGGATCAAGAAACTCGGTGTGGGACAGCAGGATATCTACGCCGAGTTCGTCCAGGCCGCGGGCGTGCGGACCGGCGACAAGGTCGATGTCGCGGGCGTGCCGGTCGGGCAGGTCGCGGGCACCCGGCTGGAGGGCGACCACGTGCTGGTCACCCTGCAGATGAAGAGCGATGTGAAGTTCGGTCCCGACGCCCGGGCGGCGATCAAGATGGCGACGCTGCTGGGCACCCGCTACGTCTCGGTCGATCCGGGCGACGGATCGGGCCTGAAGGGGCACCGAATTCCGAAGAACAACACCAGCGTTCCCTACAACCTGACGCAGAACGGCACGCCGAAGCTGGAGGAGCTGGACACCGGAAAGCTGACCCAGTCGCTGAAGGTGCTCGGCGATCAGATCGACGGCTCGCCGCAGCTGACCGCCCAGGCGCTCGACAGCGTCGGCGCGCTGGCCAAGACCATCAACGATCGCCGCGACCAGGTCTCCCAGCTGCTGAAGGATCTGGACCGGGTCACCAAGATCCTGGGCGACAACCGCAACAGCGTGCTGCTGGTGATCACCCAGGGCGAGGCCATCGCCAACCGCGTGATGGAGCGCCAGGCCCTGCTGCGCCAGCTGCTCGACAACGTGGCCCAGCTGACCAGGCAGCTGCAGCAGATCGGCGACCAGAACAACAATCAGCTCGGCCCGACCATCGAGCAGCTGAACACCATCGCCGGTGGCCTGCAGAAGAACAAGGACAACCTGGACCGGCTGCTGTCGATCATGCCGGTCTCGTTGCGGCAGTTCAACAATGTGTTCGGCGACGGCCCGTACGGCGAGGTCGGTCTGCCGTGGCTGTTCCCGGACAACTGGTTGTGTTTCGCCCGAGTGATCGAGGGGTGCCAGGGATGA
- a CDS encoding MCE family protein — translation MRVTARVVKAAVIGAAALALGSCSVLPTSVRDAVGATTHLTADFANIAGMYEGNPITVLGLDVGKVDKIIPRDQYVEVHMTVNGDVKIPKNVRASLITQTLVTDRHIELSPVYTGGPTLPDNAHLTLQQTHTPVELDETIKAIDQFAAALKPPPGSNVGPLSGTLLYDMVNGQGEKIRDTLNALSGALKVGVDNKDAVSSIIVKLNELTTMLAENDQSVRDFSNKMTQLSQLLAEQAPGLQATLDQLNGFLANTSGTFTQYQDQLASSLTGLTAVTDQLRRNAAGVTEIVDVAPLLLQNLDRSMDRQDRHVRLHAILGTTLSGEIVSLFCEKIQMKADGCRTGKIEDFGPDLGLTAALLGLTK, via the coding sequence ATGCGTGTGACCGCCCGGGTGGTGAAGGCGGCGGTGATCGGCGCGGCCGCGCTGGCGCTCGGCAGCTGCTCGGTGCTGCCGACCTCGGTGCGCGACGCCGTCGGCGCGACCACCCACCTGACCGCCGACTTCGCGAATATCGCGGGCATGTACGAGGGCAATCCGATCACCGTGCTCGGCCTCGATGTCGGCAAGGTCGACAAGATCATTCCCCGGGACCAGTACGTCGAGGTCCACATGACCGTGAACGGCGACGTGAAGATCCCGAAGAACGTGCGGGCGTCGCTGATCACCCAGACCCTCGTGACCGATCGGCACATCGAGCTGAGCCCGGTCTACACCGGCGGCCCGACCCTGCCCGACAACGCGCACCTGACCCTGCAGCAGACCCACACCCCGGTCGAACTGGACGAGACGATCAAGGCCATCGATCAGTTCGCGGCCGCGCTGAAACCCCCGCCCGGCAGCAATGTCGGGCCGCTGTCGGGCACCCTGCTCTACGACATGGTCAACGGCCAGGGCGAGAAGATCCGCGACACCCTCAACGCCCTGTCCGGCGCGCTGAAGGTCGGCGTCGACAACAAGGACGCGGTGTCGAGCATCATCGTCAAGCTCAACGAGCTGACCACGATGCTGGCCGAAAACGACCAGTCGGTGCGCGACTTCAGCAACAAGATGACCCAGCTGTCGCAGCTGCTGGCCGAGCAGGCGCCGGGCCTGCAGGCCACGCTGGACCAGCTCAACGGCTTCCTGGCCAATACCAGCGGCACCTTCACCCAGTATCAGGACCAGCTGGCGTCCAGCCTCACCGGCCTCACCGCGGTCACGGATCAGTTGCGCCGCAACGCCGCCGGGGTCACCGAGATCGTCGACGTGGCGCCGCTGCTGCTGCAGAACCTGGACCGCTCGATGGATCGTCAGGACCGCCACGTCCGGCTGCACGCCATCCTGGGCACCACGCTGTCGGGCGAGATCGTCAGCCTGTTCTGCGAGAAGATCCAGATGAAGGCCGACGGCTGCCGGACCGGAAAGATCGAGGACTTCGGGCCCGACCTGGGCCTGACCGCGGCACTGCTGGGACTGACGAAATGA
- a CDS encoding MCE family protein yields the protein MTRRYLARSIVAVAVSAGVLAASGCGFTVDKLPLPKPGQQGDTYTVHAVFANALNLPDQAKVKIGGSDVGVVTHISTKNFQALVDLTIRKDITLPQGTTAELRQATPLGDVFVAVSKPRSDSGTPLLKGGDTIGIDKTSAGATVEELLLSISMLFNGGGLAALGKLTSELDSVVGGRPEQLADLIKQMTSVTTTLHRNSDRIDSTLTGFSALADTIEARHRDLGQVADSLPGMIGTIAENNKQIGDLLTKVSTTSAALGDYADTTSSQLNSLLDNLHKLMDALSRTRTDFGPFLDALHTIRPKVDATFKGNSLALAGTLTQLDASVLTDPANGKFFDLRDVQDLTGSLIQVLQIVYSRVTGAHR from the coding sequence ATGACGCGCCGATACCTCGCCCGCAGCATCGTCGCCGTCGCCGTGTCCGCCGGCGTGCTGGCGGCGTCGGGCTGCGGCTTCACCGTGGACAAACTGCCGCTGCCCAAACCGGGCCAGCAGGGCGACACCTATACCGTGCACGCGGTTTTCGCGAACGCGCTGAACCTGCCCGATCAGGCCAAGGTCAAGATCGGCGGCTCGGACGTCGGTGTGGTCACGCACATTTCGACGAAGAACTTCCAGGCCCTCGTCGACCTGACCATCCGCAAGGACATCACCCTGCCCCAGGGCACCACCGCCGAACTGCGCCAGGCCACCCCGCTGGGCGATGTGTTCGTCGCGGTGTCCAAGCCTCGCAGCGATTCCGGCACACCGCTGCTGAAGGGCGGCGACACCATCGGGATCGATAAGACCTCGGCCGGGGCCACCGTCGAGGAGCTGCTGCTGTCGATCTCGATGCTGTTCAACGGCGGCGGCCTCGCGGCGCTGGGCAAGCTCACCTCCGAGCTCGACTCGGTGGTCGGCGGGCGGCCCGAGCAGCTGGCCGATCTGATCAAGCAGATGACCAGCGTGACCACCACGCTGCATCGCAACAGCGACCGAATCGACAGCACCCTCACCGGATTCAGCGCGCTCGCCGACACCATCGAGGCGCGCCACCGCGACCTCGGGCAGGTCGCCGACTCGCTGCCCGGGATGATCGGCACCATCGCCGAGAACAACAAGCAGATCGGCGATCTGCTCACCAAGGTGTCGACAACCAGTGCGGCACTGGGCGATTACGCCGACACCACCTCGAGTCAGCTGAACAGCCTGCTGGACAACCTGCACAAGCTGATGGACGCGCTCTCGCGCACCCGCACCGACTTCGGGCCGTTCCTGGACGCCCTGCACACGATCCGGCCCAAGGTGGACGCCACCTTCAAGGGCAACAGCCTCGCGCTGGCGGGCACGCTCACCCAGCTCGACGCGTCGGTGCTCACCGACCCGGCCAACGGCAAGTTCTTCGATCTGCGGGATGTGCAGGATCTGACCGGCAGTCTCATCCAGGTATTGCAGATCGTGTACAGCCGAGTGACGGGGGCGCACCGATGA
- a CDS encoding MlaD family protein: protein MNWLTRHKMLLANLGLVLALVIGASYLAVSVMRVNPLRRTYTVTVDLDRSGGLQPGNDVTLRGYRIGKVNSIVLADHGASIAAEVQIDNRYRIPSDARVAVQALSGAGEQYIDFRPETDRGPFLGNGSVVRFDPQRVSTPTPIVSVLENSSAFISQIDPNRFSSILNDLDTALSGGPDQLRNMIDALSEVTAGLDNLLPQTTNLLTNLRTIASTTSDAQPDLGTLTRNSGALLSQFNNADDELRRVLDKAPGQLQQLGAVLDKTADPITNLATNFAAITKAAQLRVPALRALFPSLVVGSSAMGVPAHDGEFYTITDIWPRPFCQYSTKPTAPYVALDGTLPKWNYCSNPPPDQQIRGSANAPRPDVPNNGAQMPAGVDPNERTLPPVR, encoded by the coding sequence ATGAATTGGCTGACCCGGCACAAGATGCTGCTGGCGAATCTGGGCCTGGTGCTGGCGCTGGTGATCGGCGCGTCGTACCTGGCGGTGAGCGTGATGCGGGTGAACCCGCTGCGCCGAACCTACACGGTCACGGTCGATCTCGATCGTTCCGGCGGTCTGCAACCGGGCAACGACGTGACGCTGCGCGGCTACCGCATCGGCAAGGTGAACTCCATCGTGCTGGCCGACCACGGCGCGTCCATCGCCGCCGAGGTGCAGATCGACAACCGGTACCGCATTCCGTCCGACGCCCGGGTCGCGGTGCAGGCGCTGTCCGGCGCGGGCGAGCAGTACATCGACTTCCGGCCCGAGACCGACCGGGGTCCGTTCCTCGGCAACGGGTCGGTGGTGCGCTTCGACCCGCAGCGAGTGTCGACGCCGACGCCGATCGTGTCGGTGCTCGAAAACTCCAGCGCGTTCATCTCCCAGATCGACCCGAACCGGTTCAGCAGCATCCTCAACGACCTGGACACCGCGCTCAGCGGCGGCCCGGATCAGCTGCGCAATATGATCGACGCGCTGAGCGAGGTCACCGCCGGTCTGGACAATCTGCTGCCGCAGACCACGAATCTGCTCACGAACCTGCGCACCATCGCGTCCACCACCTCCGACGCCCAGCCGGATCTCGGTACCCTGACCCGCAATTCGGGCGCGCTGCTGTCCCAGTTCAACAATGCCGACGACGAGCTGCGGCGGGTGCTGGACAAGGCGCCCGGTCAGCTGCAACAGCTCGGCGCGGTGCTGGACAAGACCGCCGATCCGATCACGAACCTGGCCACCAACTTCGCGGCCATCACCAAGGCGGCGCAGCTGCGCGTTCCCGCGCTGCGGGCGCTGTTCCCCTCGCTGGTGGTCGGCAGCTCGGCCATGGGCGTCCCGGCGCACGACGGTGAGTTCTACACCATCACCGATATCTGGCCGCGGCCGTTCTGCCAGTACAGCACCAAACCGACGGCGCCGTACGTGGCCTTGGACGGCACGCTGCCGAAGTGGAACTATTGCAGCAATCCGCCGCCGGATCAACAGATTCGCGGTTCGGCGAACGCGCCGCGGCCCGACGTGCCCAACAACGGCGCCCAGATGCCGGCAGGGGTCGATCCGAACGAGCGGACCCTGCCCCCGGTGCGGTGA